The following proteins are encoded in a genomic region of Sphingopyxis sp. YF1:
- a CDS encoding DUF2218 domain-containing protein, whose product MSLSATARVPTTQARRYLQQLCKHWQHNLAVDFTADHGTVAFPKDARGADWPDDALVTFDAGAEALDVRIDASAAGQLDALKDAVARHLDRFAFREAPLAFDWQPG is encoded by the coding sequence ATGAGCCTTTCGGCAACCGCACGCGTGCCCACCACGCAGGCGAGAAGATATCTGCAGCAGCTGTGCAAGCACTGGCAGCATAATCTGGCGGTCGACTTCACCGCCGACCACGGCACCGTCGCCTTTCCGAAGGATGCGCGCGGTGCCGACTGGCCGGACGACGCGCTGGTGACCTTCGATGCGGGGGCGGAGGCGCTGGACGTGCGGATCGACGCAAGCGCGGCGGGGCAGCTCGACGCGCTGAAGGATGCCGTCGCGCGCCACCTCGACCGCTTTGCCTTTCGCGAGGCGCCGCTGGCGTTCGACTGG
- a CDS encoding acetyltransferase, translating into MITIRPSAPADGAHVLDIWRDAVDATHDFLTRADRAAIEEEVKGFLPFAPLWLAVDTRDRPVGFMLLDGASMEALFIDPAHRGAGVGRALVDHALGLHPVITTDVNEQNAQAVGFYQRLGFVATGRSERDGQGRPYPLIHLRFAPPG; encoded by the coding sequence ATGATCACGATCCGCCCCTCCGCTCCCGCCGACGGCGCGCACGTTCTCGATATCTGGCGCGACGCGGTCGACGCGACCCATGACTTTCTGACGCGCGCCGACCGCGCGGCGATCGAGGAAGAGGTCAAGGGTTTCCTGCCCTTCGCACCGCTCTGGCTTGCCGTCGACACCCGCGACCGTCCCGTCGGCTTCATGCTGCTCGACGGAGCCAGCATGGAGGCGCTGTTCATCGACCCCGCCCATCGCGGCGCGGGGGTCGGCCGCGCGCTCGTCGACCACGCGCTCGGCCTGCACCCTGTGATCACCACCGACGTGAACGAACAAAACGCCCAAGCCGTGGGCTTCTATCAGCGTCTTGGCTTCGTCGCGACGGGACGGTCGGAACGCGACGGGCAGGGCCGCCCCTATCCCCTGATCCACCTGCGCTTCGCTCCGCCCGGCTGA
- the rplJ gene encoding 50S ribosomal protein L10 produces MDRAEKAEAVSSLNATLSNAASVVVVRNLGLTVAQSTVLRQQMRDAGASFKVAKNRLAKIALEGTSYTGLGDLLTGPTAIASSTDPVAAAKVAVEFAKTNDKLEIVGGGMGDTLLDVDGVKALASLPSLDELRAKIVGLVQAPATKLAQIAAAPAGQLARVFGAYAAKDAA; encoded by the coding sequence ATGGATCGTGCTGAAAAGGCCGAAGCCGTATCCTCGCTGAACGCTACGCTGTCGAATGCTGCCTCGGTTGTGGTCGTCCGCAACCTGGGTCTGACCGTCGCCCAGTCGACGGTGCTTCGCCAGCAGATGCGCGACGCGGGTGCGAGCTTCAAGGTCGCGAAGAACCGCCTTGCCAAAATCGCGCTCGAGGGCACGTCCTACACCGGACTCGGCGATCTGCTGACCGGGCCGACGGCCATCGCTTCGTCCACCGATCCGGTGGCGGCGGCGAAGGTCGCGGTGGAATTCGCCAAGACGAACGACAAGCTCGAAATCGTCGGCGGCGGCATGGGCGATACGCTTCTCGACGTCGATGGCGTCAAGGCCCTCGCTTCGCTTCCCTCGCTCGACGAGCTGCGCGCCAAGATCGTTGGTCTGGTGCAGGCTCCGGCCACCAAGCTGGCGCAGATTGCGGCAGCTCCGGCGGGCCAGCTGGCGCGGGTCTTTGGCGCTTACGCGGCCAAGGATGCGGCATAA
- the rplL gene encoding 50S ribosomal protein L7/L12: protein MADLAKIVEDLSALTVLEAAELSKMLEEKWGVSAAAAVAAAPAAAAAGPAAEEQTEFDVILTGDGGQKINVIKEVRAITGLGLGEAKALVEGAPKAVKEGVAKAEAEELKKKLEAAGATVELK, encoded by the coding sequence ATGGCTGATCTTGCCAAGATCGTTGAAGACCTGTCGGCGCTGACCGTTCTGGAAGCTGCCGAGCTTTCGAAGATGCTCGAAGAAAAGTGGGGCGTTTCGGCCGCTGCTGCCGTTGCTGCCGCTCCGGCCGCTGCCGCCGCTGGCCCGGCTGCTGAAGAGCAGACCGAATTCGACGTCATCCTGACCGGTGACGGCGGCCAGAAGATCAACGTCATCAAGGAAGTCCGCGCGATCACCGGCCTGGGTCTTGGCGAAGCCAAGGCGCTCGTCGAAGGCGCGCCGAAGGCCGTCAAGGAAGGCGTTGCCAAGGCCGAAGCCGAAGAGCTGAAGAAGAAGCTCGAAGCGGCCGGTGCCACCGTCGAACTGAAGTAA
- a CDS encoding PadR family transcriptional regulator, with product MIMHFYGHRSGRDCGKRHGMHRDGRGFGEGFGRGFGGRHRDGGHGRGGPRRRMFDGGELRLVLLKLIADEPRHGYDLIRRIEELTGGAYAPSPGVIYPTLTLLDDMGQIAAQQSEGAKKLFAITPEGVAELDANRDAVEALVARLAAIGDERQRTDTASVRRAMGNLRQVLLDKLGGGDIDQEALHDVVALIDDAAQKIERL from the coding sequence ATGATCATGCATTTTTACGGACACAGGAGCGGCCGCGATTGCGGCAAGCGGCACGGCATGCACCGCGACGGCCGCGGCTTTGGCGAAGGTTTCGGGCGCGGCTTCGGCGGGCGCCACCGCGATGGCGGACATGGCCGCGGCGGCCCGCGACGACGGATGTTCGATGGCGGCGAATTGCGGCTCGTGCTGCTGAAGCTGATCGCCGACGAACCACGCCACGGTTACGACCTGATCCGCAGGATCGAGGAACTGACCGGCGGCGCCTATGCGCCGAGCCCGGGAGTCATCTACCCCACCCTCACCCTGCTCGACGACATGGGGCAGATCGCGGCGCAGCAAAGCGAGGGGGCGAAGAAATTGTTCGCGATCACCCCGGAGGGCGTGGCCGAACTCGACGCGAACCGCGACGCGGTCGAAGCGCTCGTCGCCCGGCTTGCCGCGATCGGCGACGAACGCCAGCGCACCGACACGGCGTCGGTGCGGCGCGCGATGGGCAATCTGCGCCAGGTGCTGCTCGACAAGCTCGGCGGCGGCGACATCGACCAGGAGGCGTTGCACGACGTCGTCGCGCTGATCGATGACGCGGCACAGAAGATCGAACGACTGTAA